The genome window TCCTGAAGATGTATACGACAAGGTGATGGCGGTCAATGCCAAAAGTGTATGGCTGGGTATGAAATATGCTTTTCCTTACATGGAGAAAAACGGAGGCGGAAGTATTATCATCAATTCATCCGTTGCCGGTCTCCAGGGTACTCCGCAAGTAATGGCGTATGTAACCAGTAAACATGCTGTTATCGGTTCCATGCGAGTGGCGGCTCTTGAAGGTGCACCTCTTAATATTCGTGTGAATAGTATTCATCCTTCACCCGTTGATAACCGGATGATGCGATCACTGGAGGAGGGTTTTGCACCGGGTACAAGTGTTGAAGCAAAGAAAGATTTTGAGAAGATGATACCAATGGGGCGTTATGCCGAAAATGATGAAATTGCAGAGTTGGCATTGTTTCTCGCATCCGACGAAAGCAAATTCATTACCGGCGGTACCTACACAATTGATGGCGGATTGACTGCTTAAGGATTGATCTGATCCTCAATTTCGTCAAGCCTGCTTTCAAGAGTTCCCAATCGATTCTCAATTTGCTGAAGGATGTGAATGATAATAATGTGCGTTTTCTTTGCATCGATTCCAACCACACTGTCTTCACTTCCAATCAGTTTTTCGATCTCTTTGTATCTATTTTCCGGGATGTTCATAATTTTATTTCTTTATGAGTGAAAAGGATAAACGAAATTCTGTCATTGCGAGTGAGCTTACAGGCATGGCAATCTTCTCTCGAAACAAAGTTTGGGAATTGCGGAGGTCTGCATATCCCGGCTGCTCGAGGGCGCGTCTCTCGCAATGAGATCTTCACACGTCTGCCATTTCACGTTTGTCTTTAGCCATTCTGTCTACTTCTCCGTTTCAAAACCAGCTTTTGCAAGATCTTTAAATCCACCCACGTTGTACACATTTTCAAAACCCTGCATCTTCATAATCCGGGCGGCTTTGCCACTTCGATTTCCTGTGCGACAGTAGAGATAATAGGTTTTATCTTTATCCAGTGATTCCAACTGCTGCTGAAATTCACCATTCATATAATCATGCTGGAGATCAGTTTCTGATAAATGCCCCTCTTTATATTCGCCGCGGGTGCGGACATCAATAATTACTCCACGGTCTTGTTCCATCTTATCTTTAAAATCTTCAGGGTTGATATCAATATCCTGACTCATATGTACTTCCTGTATCTTTCTATTAATGTATTGTTTAATTTTGTTTATGAACATCAGCTTGTGAAAATAAGATGAGTTGAACTTAAATACATATATTAAAATTGCTTGCGTAAACTTCTGTTAAATTTTAAATATTCGTCTGAAGCGGTGAAAATTCCCTCTCTTTTCTCACATCTTCACTTTTTTTGTAATATTCCAGCGCATCATCCACATCAAAGAAATAGGTATCTTTACCCATAAGTTCCACAACGCCACTTTTCTTCAGTTTATCCCGGACAGGACCGATAGCACCGGCTATGTAAAAATGAACTTCGCTTTTATTCAGCTCCTGAATTAAATCAGTTAGCATATGAACACCGGTTGAGTCAATATTATTAATTGCAGATGCATCCAATATAACAAGCTCCAGCTCGCTCCTGTGGTTCTCTATTTTCTGATCAATGCTTTCTCTGAAATGTTCAACATTGGCAAAATATATTGGTGCATCAAATCTGAAAATTAATACCTCATCATTTACAGAAGCTTCATCGTATCGGTCAATATTTCTAAATGTTTTACTATCCCCCAACCGTCCTAACTCTGCACTGTGCGGTTTGGAGCTGCTGTAGATTACCAAAGCGAGTGAAATTAAAACCCCAATACCAATTCCCTCTTCAATTCCAAGAGTAAGCGTTGCTATAAATGTTACCAACAGCATTGTTAAATCTTTTTTATCTGTATTCCAAAGATTCAGCATCTCTTTGTAATCGAACAAACCGGCTACAGCCACCATAATGATGGCAGCCAAAACAGCATTGGGCAAATAATAGAACAGCGGGGTTAAAAAC of Balneolaceae bacterium contains these proteins:
- a CDS encoding SDR family NAD(P)-dependent oxidoreductase, whose product is MRLKNKTAVITGGAGAIGRATAKRFLHEGAEGILLVDQDSEALKNTIKEFESDRVKTFDADVSKAEDAKNYIEKAVQEFGSIDILFLNAGIEGVVKPLTEYPEDVYDKVMAVNAKSVWLGMKYAFPYMEKNGGGSIIINSSVAGLQGTPQVMAYVTSKHAVIGSMRVAALEGAPLNIRVNSIHPSPVDNRMMRSLEEGFAPGTSVEAKKDFEKMIPMGRYAENDEIAELALFLASDESKFITGGTYTIDGGLTA
- a CDS encoding rhodanese-like domain-containing protein, which codes for MSQDIDINPEDFKDKMEQDRGVIIDVRTRGEYKEGHLSETDLQHDYMNGEFQQQLESLDKDKTYYLYCRTGNRSGKAARIMKMQGFENVYNVGGFKDLAKAGFETEK